The following proteins are co-located in the bacterium genome:
- a CDS encoding replication-relaxation family protein, whose protein sequence is MIASPNRTKRRDPGRARVTPRELVGLGFIAKAQPVATCAYQHLLGMSRAVARRSLRKLRDLGLVGVNVVAMELPSRYVLGPQAPQVLGRVTGHDPEEFRVPRGIGKVNLDHHDGTVELYVSLRLATARSTTIHLEEFVFEDEIRRTTGAPKGALVPDAVAVFRGQDGRRLAIAFEVDTGSQNPRQVAQRKGLGYAELRAARAPLRGCADWLVCCLTNSERRRNKIVGALWDAGVPEGLWYLGMPEAITDRTILGDAWVTARVQPTSASAALVHESPLQPVITDCDNRSHRSTAGFAKEADHILNDGVRD, encoded by the coding sequence AAGGCCCAGCCGGTAGCCACCTGCGCCTACCAGCACCTGCTCGGGATGAGCCGGGCCGTGGCCAGGCGTTCGCTACGCAAGTTGCGAGACCTCGGTCTCGTAGGTGTAAACGTCGTCGCCATGGAGCTGCCATCCCGGTACGTGCTCGGCCCCCAGGCGCCCCAGGTGCTCGGCCGGGTCACGGGTCATGACCCTGAGGAATTCCGCGTGCCGAGGGGGATCGGCAAGGTCAATCTGGACCACCACGACGGCACGGTGGAGCTGTACGTGTCCCTGCGGTTGGCGACCGCACGTTCCACCACCATCCACTTGGAGGAGTTCGTCTTCGAGGATGAGATCCGGAGGACGACCGGCGCCCCCAAGGGAGCCCTGGTGCCGGACGCCGTCGCCGTATTCCGCGGCCAGGACGGCCGGCGACTCGCTATTGCCTTCGAGGTCGACACCGGCAGCCAGAACCCGCGCCAGGTCGCCCAACGCAAGGGGCTGGGCTACGCCGAGCTCCGCGCTGCCCGCGCCCCCCTGCGGGGCTGCGCCGACTGGCTGGTCTGCTGCCTAACAAACTCGGAGCGACGGCGAAACAAGATCGTGGGCGCGCTGTGGGACGCCGGTGTGCCCGAGGGGCTCTGGTACCTGGGCATGCCGGAGGCAATCACCGACCGGACGATCCTCGGCGACGCCTGGGTGACCGCCCGAGTCCAGCCAACGTCAGCCTCTGCGGCTCTGGTCCACGAATCGCCCCTCCAGCCTGTGATCACGGACTGTGACAACCGTAGTCACAGGTCAACTGCAGGGTTCGCCAAGGAAGCCGACCACATCCTCAACGACGGAGTACGCGATTGA